A section of the Clostridium felsineum DSM 794 genome encodes:
- a CDS encoding glycosyltransferase family 2 protein → MKTSIIILTYNNFLYSKKCIESIRKYTKRSAYEIIVVDNNSKDETKNWLSRQKDIKKIYNSTNLGFPKGCNLGIKAASGSEMLFLNNDVVVAENWLSNLKKCLYSNSEIGAVGPVTNRCSGIQQINVKYNSLVEMHEFSKKYNISNSRKWIKTDKLVGFCILIKRVVMEKVGLFDERFTPGNFEDDDYCLRISRKGYRLFICRDTFIHHYGCVSFGNYGYGKLIRTNKIKFEKKWGKRM, encoded by the coding sequence GTGAAAACAAGTATAATAATACTCACATATAATAATTTTTTATATTCTAAAAAGTGTATAGAAAGTATAAGAAAGTACACAAAAAGATCGGCTTACGAAATAATTGTTGTTGATAATAATTCTAAGGATGAAACAAAGAATTGGTTAAGCAGACAAAAGGATATAAAAAAAATATATAATAGTACTAATTTGGGATTCCCTAAAGGTTGTAATCTTGGAATTAAAGCTGCATCTGGTAGTGAAATGCTTTTCTTAAATAATGATGTTGTAGTAGCAGAGAATTGGCTTTCAAATTTAAAAAAATGTTTGTATAGTAACAGTGAAATAGGAGCAGTAGGTCCAGTTACCAATAGGTGTTCAGGTATACAACAAATAAATGTAAAATATAATTCATTAGTTGAAATGCATGAGTTTTCGAAAAAATATAATATATCAAACAGTAGAAAGTGGATTAAAACAGATAAATTAGTTGGATTTTGTATACTTATAAAAAGAGTTGTAATGGAGAAAGTGGGATTGTTTGATGAAAGATTTACACCAGGAAATTTTGAAGATGACGATTATTGTCTTAGAATAAGTAGAAAAGGATATAGGCTTTTTATTTGCAGAGATACCTTTATCCATCATTATGGATGTGTATCTTTCGGAAACTATGGATATGGGAAATTAATTAGAACTAATAAAATAAAATTTGAAAAAAAGTGGGGAAAGAGAATGTAA
- a CDS encoding glycosyltransferase family 2 protein — protein MNSDIKIKVSVLIITYNQSRFIEKAIKSALLQKTTFKYEIIVMDDSSKDGTLNIANKYREKYPDQIKVFSNINNLGITKNYKEGFKKCTGEYIAILEGDDYWISKRKLQLESDFLDRHTGYSAVFNRFVVYNTIYNTKQTQAWNNSFSYETITTKKLTLGNVIGNFSACMYRKVCVNKLKESLYDMVVYDWMFNIAISEKGPIAYLPQICSVYRVHSKGKWSGKSERSKILMTLKLIDKYNKFLGFKYDNNFKIVKKVIYNELIKS, from the coding sequence GTGAATAGTGATATAAAGATTAAAGTAAGTGTCTTAATTATAACATATAATCAATCTAGGTTTATAGAAAAAGCAATTAAAAGTGCACTGCTTCAAAAAACTACATTTAAATATGAAATTATAGTAATGGATGACTCATCTAAAGATGGTACTTTAAATATAGCTAATAAGTATAGAGAGAAGTATCCAGATCAAATAAAAGTATTTTCTAATATTAATAACTTAGGGATAACTAAAAATTATAAAGAAGGTTTTAAAAAATGTACAGGTGAGTATATAGCAATTCTTGAGGGAGATGATTATTGGATAAGTAAAAGAAAACTTCAGCTGGAAAGCGATTTTTTAGATAGACATACAGGATATTCTGCTGTCTTCAATAGATTTGTTGTATATAATACGATTTATAATACAAAACAAACTCAAGCTTGGAATAACAGTTTTTCTTATGAAACTATAACAACCAAAAAACTCACGTTAGGTAATGTAATAGGTAATTTTTCAGCATGTATGTATAGAAAAGTATGTGTAAATAAGCTTAAGGAAAGTCTTTACGATATGGTTGTGTATGATTGGATGTTTAATATAGCAATATCAGAAAAAGGACCAATAGCATATCTTCCTCAAATATGTTCAGTTTATAGGGTACATTCAAAGGGAAAATGGTCAGGTAAAAGTGAAAGAAGTAAAATTTTAATGACTTTAAAGCTTATAGATAAATATAATAAATTTTTAGGATTTAAATATGATAATAATTTTAAAATAGTAAAAAAGGTTATATATAATGAACTTATAAAGTCTTGA
- a CDS encoding DegT/DnrJ/EryC1/StrS family aminotransferase, translating into MINVTKTYLPPFDKYADYIKKIFNTGIVTNNGEMVTRLEKRLQKYLGVKNIVLVQSGTLALQIAYKILNIKEEIITTPFSFVATTSSLLWEGLIPIFVDIDKDSFNIDINLIEKNITERTSAIVPVHVFGNSCDIDSIYKLAKRKHLKVIYDAAHAFGIKYKDKSILSYGDVSILSFHATKVFHTIEGGALAINDDKLYERAVLARNFGIKSEEIIKGIGINAKMNEFEAAMGLCVLDDIDEIIKSRKRVYENYVNYIKGNVKFQLHNRNSTLNYSYMPIVFESEKLLKKVLKALLNEGVKPRRYFYPCLANLDYVETSRMCIAEDISKRILCLPLYDSLKSAEQIKIIDTINKVIKLG; encoded by the coding sequence ATGATAAATGTAACTAAAACTTACCTTCCTCCATTTGATAAATATGCTGATTATATAAAAAAAATATTTAACACGGGTATTGTAACGAACAATGGTGAGATGGTAACAAGATTAGAAAAAAGACTTCAGAAGTATTTGGGAGTAAAAAATATTGTTCTTGTTCAAAGTGGAACCTTAGCACTTCAAATTGCATATAAAATTTTAAATATAAAAGAAGAAATAATAACAACGCCATTTTCATTTGTTGCAACAACAAGCAGTTTATTATGGGAAGGGCTTATCCCTATATTTGTTGATATAGATAAAGATAGTTTTAATATAGATATAAATTTAATTGAAAAAAACATTACAGAAAGAACCTCTGCTATAGTACCAGTACATGTTTTTGGAAATAGTTGTGATATTGATAGCATATATAAATTAGCGAAAAGAAAACATCTAAAAGTGATTTATGATGCAGCTCATGCCTTTGGTATTAAATATAAGGATAAGAGTATATTGTCTTATGGAGATGTATCAATATTAAGTTTTCATGCAACCAAAGTATTTCATACAATAGAAGGTGGAGCTCTTGCAATAAATGATGATAAATTATACGAAAGAGCAGTTCTTGCTAGAAATTTTGGAATAAAGAGTGAAGAAATTATAAAAGGCATAGGAATAAACGCAAAAATGAACGAATTTGAAGCTGCTATGGGATTATGCGTTTTAGATGATATAGATGAGATAATTAAGAGTAGAAAAAGAGTATATGAAAATTACGTTAATTATATAAAAGGTAATGTTAAATTTCAACTGCATAATAGAAATAGTACATTAAATTATAGCTATATGCCTATTGTATTTGAAAGCGAAAAATTACTTAAAAAGGTTCTAAAAGCTCTATTAAACGAAGGGGTAAAGCCTAGGAGATATTTTTATCCATGCCTAGCTAATCTGGATTATGTAGAAACAAGTAGAATGTGTATAGCAGAAGATATAAGTAAAAGAATTTTGTGTTTACCACTGTATGATTCTTTAAAAAGTGCTGAGCAGATTAAAATAATAGATACAATAAATAAGGTTATAAAATTAGGGTGA
- a CDS encoding glycosyltransferase: MKFNIDREKKIIIKNRINYEKVYKPGVSIIVCTNKIKYLENIFDNYSRLSYNKKEMIIILNKMNLSINEYKKKAKLFSDVKIVKKSEKITLGECLNYGVKISKYNYILKMDDDDYYGENYILDEIISLIYSKASVVGKASFFVYYEGYNKLQLMYPEGNEKYIPNIAGSTLLIKKNVFSKVKFRNVSLAEDAMFVEDCFKNGIKIYSGNRFNYIYFKHKSTGDHTWKISAEDLMKVTKNIGSFKNYISIVTI; this comes from the coding sequence ATGAAATTTAATATAGATAGGGAAAAAAAGATAATTATAAAAAATAGAATTAATTATGAAAAAGTTTATAAACCTGGAGTATCTATAATAGTCTGTACAAATAAGATAAAGTACCTTGAAAACATATTTGATAATTATTCTAGATTGAGTTATAACAAAAAAGAAATGATAATAATATTAAACAAAATGAATTTAAGTATTAATGAGTATAAAAAGAAGGCAAAATTATTTTCTGATGTGAAAATAGTTAAAAAATCAGAAAAGATTACTCTTGGGGAATGTTTGAATTATGGAGTGAAAATTTCTAAATATAATTATATATTGAAGATGGACGATGATGATTATTACGGAGAGAACTATATCTTAGATGAAATTATATCACTTATTTATTCTAAGGCTAGTGTTGTTGGAAAGGCATCTTTTTTTGTATATTATGAAGGATATAATAAACTTCAATTAATGTATCCTGAAGGAAATGAAAAATATATACCTAATATAGCAGGGTCTACATTACTTATTAAAAAAAATGTTTTTAGCAAGGTGAAATTTAGAAATGTTAGTCTAGCAGAGGATGCAATGTTTGTAGAAGACTGTTTTAAAAATGGGATTAAAATATATTCAGGCAATAGATTTAATTATATATATTTTAAACACAAGAGTACAGGTGATCATACATGGAAAATAAGCGCTGAAGATTTAATGAAAGTAACGAAAAATATAGGAAGCTTTAAGAATTATATTTCAATTGTAACAATTTAA
- a CDS encoding DUF3343 domain-containing protein, which produces MKTKDLQNEYLVVFKSQNHAVYIYGKLNDKKIKTKIIQTPCSISTSCTHSVKFTDEIKEAVINEIKSNSIAVKGLYKIERNGTKKTYRRIEF; this is translated from the coding sequence ATGAAAACAAAAGATCTACAAAATGAATACTTGGTAGTTTTTAAATCTCAAAATCATGCTGTGTATATTTATGGTAAATTAAATGATAAGAAAATTAAGACTAAGATAATACAAACACCATGCTCAATATCAACTTCATGTACACATAGTGTGAAGTTTACCGATGAAATTAAGGAAGCAGTAATAAATGAAATAAAAAGTAATAGTATAGCAGTAAAGGGATTATATAAAATAGAAAGAAATGGTACAAAAAAAACCTATAGAAGAATTGAATTCTAA
- a CDS encoding aminotransferase class V-fold PLP-dependent enzyme: MIYLDNSATTFPKPKNVYDDVMDCMKNYAANPGRGSYDMAIKAAHKVTETREAIAKLFNISDLFNVIFTSSATEALNIGIKGFLKRRDHVITTYMEHNSVLRPISYLKKRGIEVSIVKADQYGFVNPQTIEGMIKDNTKLIVINHVSNVTGTIQNIDEIGEIAHKNGISFMVDAAQSAGVLNIDVEKSNIDMLAFAGHKGLFGPQGTGALYIREGIKLTEFKSGGTGSNSFSVEQPEFLPDRFESGTLNTPGIVGMNAGINFINSIGIRNIAKHEMELTRYLISNLKNKDYVKLYGPELNNRGAVVSFNIDGIDSSDVAAILNVKGICVRNGYHCAPLVHEIIGTKNKGTVRVSPGYFNTIEDIDKLIEALIEINKGKI, from the coding sequence ATGATATATCTTGATAATTCAGCAACAACTTTTCCTAAGCCAAAGAATGTTTATGATGATGTTATGGATTGTATGAAGAACTATGCAGCTAATCCAGGAAGAGGATCTTATGATATGGCTATAAAGGCGGCTCATAAGGTTACAGAGACCAGAGAAGCAATAGCTAAACTATTTAATATTTCAGATTTGTTTAATGTTATATTTACATCTAGTGCGACGGAAGCTTTAAATATAGGTATAAAAGGCTTTTTAAAAAGAAGAGATCATGTAATAACCACATATATGGAACATAATTCTGTATTAAGACCTATAAGTTATTTGAAGAAAAGGGGGATCGAGGTAAGTATTGTAAAGGCTGATCAATATGGCTTTGTAAATCCTCAAACTATCGAAGGAATGATTAAAGATAATACAAAATTAATTGTAATAAATCATGTATCTAATGTTACAGGAACAATACAAAATATAGATGAAATAGGAGAGATAGCACATAAAAATGGAATAAGTTTTATGGTAGATGCAGCGCAAAGTGCAGGGGTTTTAAATATCGATGTTGAAAAAAGTAATATAGATATGTTGGCTTTTGCGGGGCATAAAGGACTTTTTGGACCTCAAGGCACAGGTGCACTTTATATAAGAGAGGGGATAAAGCTTACGGAATTTAAAAGTGGAGGAACTGGGAGTAATTCATTTTCTGTTGAGCAGCCTGAATTCTTACCAGATAGATTTGAAAGTGGTACATTAAATACTCCAGGTATTGTAGGAATGAATGCGGGAATAAATTTTATAAATAGTATTGGAATAAGAAACATTGCAAAACATGAAATGGAACTAACTAGATATCTTATATCAAACTTAAAAAATAAAGATTATGTTAAACTTTATGGACCAGAACTAAATAATAGAGGAGCTGTGGTTTCTTTTAATATAGATGGAATTGACAGTTCGGATGTAGCAGCTATTTTAAACGTAAAAGGCATTTGTGTCAGGAATGGGTACCATTGTGCACCACTAGTTCATGAAATTATTGGTACAAAGAATAAGGGCACCGTAAGAGTAAGTCCAGGATATTTTAATACAATAGAAGATATTGACAAGTTAATTGAGGCTTTAATTGAAATAAATAAAGGAAAGATATAA
- the zapA gene encoding cell division protein ZapA → MNIITITINGMEYNLKGEEKEEYLRTVGNYVDKKIKNILGNNERLSTSDAAILTALNVTDDMFKLSNENERLADSMELMEKKIAALEEIQRKLESEMENVNSRNEELLKNIEEAKNNVSSEEVSHLVEQINVLKLENIKIKDESKSHIDSEEKYKKENKALRFNIHTLKYKIIDLENKFLENQISLAKAKKEVVEVLNNNPKSKNVK, encoded by the coding sequence ATGAATATAATTACCATAACAATAAACGGAATGGAATATAATTTAAAAGGTGAAGAAAAAGAAGAATACCTTAGAACTGTTGGAAATTATGTGGATAAAAAAATTAAAAATATTTTAGGTAATAATGAAAGATTAAGTACATCGGATGCGGCGATATTAACAGCGCTTAATGTTACAGATGATATGTTCAAGCTTAGCAATGAAAATGAAAGATTAGCTGATAGCATGGAACTTATGGAAAAGAAAATTGCAGCACTTGAAGAGATTCAAAGAAAACTCGAATCTGAAATGGAAAATGTAAATAGTAGGAATGAAGAACTTTTAAAGAACATAGAAGAAGCAAAAAATAATGTTTCAAGCGAAGAAGTATCTCATTTAGTAGAACAAATAAATGTTCTTAAGCTTGAAAATATTAAGATAAAAGATGAAAGTAAAAGTCACATTGATAGTGAAGAAAAATATAAAAAAGAAAATAAGGCATTAAGGTTTAATATACATACTTTAAAATATAAAATAATAGATCTTGAAAATAAGTTTCTAGAAAATCAAATTAGTTTAGCTAAGGCCAAAAAAGAAGTTGTTGAGGTATTAAATAATAATCCAAAATCAAAGAATGTTAAATAA
- the pheT gene encoding phenylalanine--tRNA ligase subunit beta: MKVPVKWLKDYVDFDINAKELGDALTLSGSKVEEVITSGDEITNVVTGKILKIEPHPDAEKLVICSVEVGKEEPVQIVTGAQNMKENDIVPVALHGSTLPGGVKIKKGKLRGVPSNGMMCSKEELGIADEEHVHGLMILDKDAPIGKDIKEVLGLDNPVIDFEITSNRPDCLSVIGIARETAATINTKYRNVKIDFLETKGTNVNDEISVEVKDELCRRYMARVIKNVKIEDSPAWMQERLMLAGVRPINNIVDITNFVMLELGQPMHAFDKKMITSNKIVIERAKDGEKFVTLDSEERNLDSNVLMIKDGAENCAIAGIMGGLNSEVTEDTHEIIFESANFDGTNIRISSQKLGLRTEASGRYEKDLDPNLAETALNRACTLIQELKAGEIVEGVIDIYPVKNEPNIVEVDYNWVNNFLGINIPKEEMKEYLDRLELTTEIEEDKLKVFSPTFRCDINIKEDVAEEIARIYGYNNVPSTIVKAQSVRTGKSKIQQIKDFITDILISSGLNESINYSFISPKVFDKILIPEDSELRNVVKIRNPLGEDFSVMRTTTIHSMMESLARNYSHNNEISRLFEVGKVYVPSKNEDEIPKEKNVVTIGMYGEADYFDLKGVVENLVEILGINKISYARESENPTFHPGKTAVIKIKNVVLGTLGEIHPNVSENYSIDERCYIAEIDLDLLVENVVLKKKYKPLPKFPAVTRDTSILVDEDILVQEIENIIKRQGGSILESFKLFDVYKGKQVPEGKKSVSYALTYRDENKTLTDKDVEKIQNKIVKTLEHLLGAELR; this comes from the coding sequence ATGAAAGTACCTGTTAAATGGTTAAAAGATTATGTTGATTTTGATATAAATGCTAAGGAACTTGGAGATGCATTAACTCTTTCAGGCTCTAAGGTTGAAGAAGTAATAACAAGTGGGGATGAAATAACAAATGTGGTTACAGGCAAAATATTAAAAATAGAACCTCATCCTGACGCAGAAAAACTTGTTATATGTAGTGTAGAGGTTGGAAAAGAAGAACCAGTTCAAATTGTAACTGGTGCACAAAATATGAAGGAAAATGATATTGTTCCAGTTGCACTTCATGGATCAACACTTCCAGGAGGCGTAAAAATTAAAAAAGGTAAGCTTAGAGGAGTACCATCTAATGGTATGATGTGTTCAAAAGAAGAACTTGGAATTGCCGATGAAGAGCATGTTCACGGTCTTATGATATTGGATAAGGATGCACCTATCGGAAAGGATATTAAAGAAGTTTTAGGATTGGATAATCCTGTTATAGATTTTGAAATAACTTCAAATAGACCGGATTGTTTAAGTGTAATTGGAATAGCTAGAGAAACAGCTGCCACAATTAATACAAAGTACAGAAATGTTAAAATAGATTTTTTAGAAACAAAAGGAACAAACGTTAATGATGAAATAAGTGTTGAGGTTAAAGACGAATTATGTAGAAGATATATGGCAAGAGTAATCAAGAATGTGAAAATAGAGGATTCACCTGCATGGATGCAAGAGAGATTGATGCTTGCTGGTGTAAGACCAATAAATAACATAGTCGATATAACAAATTTTGTTATGCTAGAGCTCGGTCAACCAATGCATGCTTTTGATAAAAAAATGATAACCTCAAATAAAATTGTTATAGAAAGAGCAAAAGACGGAGAAAAATTTGTTACTCTTGATTCAGAGGAAAGAAACTTAGATTCAAATGTATTAATGATAAAAGATGGAGCGGAGAATTGTGCTATAGCAGGAATAATGGGTGGACTCAATTCTGAGGTTACAGAAGATACACATGAAATAATATTTGAATCAGCTAATTTCGATGGAACTAATATAAGAATATCTTCTCAAAAATTAGGTCTTAGAACAGAGGCATCAGGAAGATATGAAAAAGATTTAGATCCAAATCTTGCTGAGACAGCACTTAATAGAGCATGTACATTGATTCAGGAGTTAAAAGCTGGAGAAATCGTAGAAGGTGTAATTGATATATATCCTGTTAAGAATGAACCTAATATAGTTGAGGTTGATTATAATTGGGTAAATAATTTCCTTGGAATTAATATACCTAAGGAAGAAATGAAAGAATATCTTGATAGATTGGAATTAACAACAGAAATAGAGGAAGATAAATTAAAGGTTTTTTCACCAACCTTTAGATGTGATATAAATATAAAAGAAGATGTAGCTGAGGAAATTGCTCGTATTTATGGTTACAATAATGTTCCTTCAACTATAGTAAAAGCTCAAAGTGTAAGAACTGGTAAAAGTAAAATTCAGCAGATAAAGGATTTTATCACAGATATATTGATTTCTAGTGGTCTTAATGAATCTATAAATTATTCATTCATAAGTCCAAAGGTATTTGACAAAATACTAATTCCAGAAGATAGTGAACTTAGAAACGTTGTAAAAATAAGAAATCCTTTAGGTGAAGATTTTAGCGTTATGCGAACTACAACTATTCATTCTATGATGGAATCTCTTGCTAGAAATTATTCGCACAATAATGAGATATCAAGGTTATTTGAAGTTGGAAAAGTATACGTACCATCTAAAAATGAAGATGAGATTCCTAAAGAAAAGAATGTAGTAACAATTGGTATGTACGGTGAAGCTGATTATTTCGATTTAAAAGGTGTTGTAGAGAACTTAGTGGAGATATTAGGGATAAATAAAATTTCTTATGCTCGTGAAAGTGAAAATCCTACTTTCCATCCTGGAAAAACAGCAGTTATAAAAATTAAAAATGTTGTTTTGGGTACTCTTGGAGAAATTCACCCTAATGTAAGCGAAAATTATAGTATTGATGAGAGATGCTATATAGCAGAGATAGATTTAGATTTACTAGTAGAAAATGTAGTATTAAAGAAGAAATATAAGCCGTTACCTAAATTCCCTGCTGTAACAAGAGATACTTCAATTTTAGTCGATGAAGATATACTTGTTCAAGAGATCGAAAATATCATAAAAAGGCAAGGCGGAAGTATACTAGAGAGCTTCAAGCTATTTGATGTATATAAAGGAAAACAAGTTCCTGAAGGCAAAAAAAGTGTATCCTATGCACTTACTTATAGAGATGAAAATAAGACTTTAACAGATAAGGATGTAGAAAAAATTCAAAATAAAATTGTAAAAACCCTTGAACATCTTTTGGGAGCAGAACTTAGATAA
- the pheS gene encoding phenylalanine--tRNA ligase subunit alpha, giving the protein MKEKLEAIKEKALNELKSAVDKKNIEDIRVKYLGKKGELTQILRGMGGLTKEERPIIGKLANEVRAKLENLIVEASEKIKNEEKSNRLQSEIIDISMPGKKQTVGHRHPTFLTLEKVENIFRDMGFVIEEGPEVEYDKYNFEMLNIPKNHPARGEQDTFYINDNVVLRTQTSPVQVRTMLDQKPPIKMISPGKVYRSDAVDATHSPIFYQVEGLVVDKGITFADLKGTLETFAKKMFGEDVKMKFRPHHFPFTEPSAESDVTCFACGGEGCKVCKGEGWIELWGCGMVHPNVLRSCGIDPEVYSGFAFGMGLDRIVMLNYGIDDIRQLYESDMRFLKQF; this is encoded by the coding sequence ATGAAAGAGAAGCTTGAGGCCATAAAAGAAAAAGCATTAAACGAATTAAAAAGTGCAGTAGACAAGAAAAATATTGAAGACATAAGAGTAAAGTATCTTGGTAAAAAAGGAGAACTTACTCAAATACTAAGAGGTATGGGAGGCTTGACAAAGGAAGAAAGGCCTATAATAGGAAAGCTTGCAAATGAGGTTAGAGCTAAGCTTGAAAATCTTATTGTTGAGGCAAGTGAAAAGATAAAAAATGAAGAGAAGAGTAATAGACTTCAAAGTGAAATTATAGATATTTCTATGCCAGGAAAAAAACAAACAGTCGGTCATAGACACCCAACCTTCTTAACGTTAGAGAAAGTTGAGAACATATTTAGAGATATGGGCTTTGTAATTGAAGAAGGACCAGAAGTAGAGTATGATAAGTACAATTTTGAGATGCTTAACATACCTAAAAATCATCCGGCTAGAGGAGAACAAGATACTTTTTACATAAATGATAATGTAGTACTTAGAACTCAAACATCTCCAGTTCAAGTTAGAACAATGCTAGACCAAAAACCACCTATAAAAATGATCTCGCCTGGTAAAGTGTATAGATCAGATGCTGTTGATGCAACGCATTCACCTATATTTTATCAAGTAGAAGGTCTTGTTGTAGATAAAGGGATAACCTTTGCAGATTTAAAAGGAACTCTTGAGACTTTTGCTAAAAAAATGTTTGGAGAAGATGTTAAGATGAAATTTAGACCTCATCATTTCCCTTTCACAGAGCCATCAGCAGAGTCTGACGTAACATGTTTTGCGTGTGGAGGAGAAGGTTGCAAGGTATGTAAGGGAGAAGGCTGGATAGAGCTTTGGGGTTGTGGCATGGTGCATCCTAATGTTTTAAGAAGCTGCGGTATAGATCCAGAAGTATATAGTGGATTTGCTTTTGGTATGGGTCTTGATAGAATAGTTATGCTTAACTATGGAATAGATGATATAAGACAGCTATACGAAAGTGATATGAGATTTTTAAAACAATTCTAG